In the genome of Chitinispirillales bacterium, the window ATACCCACGTTTTGAGCAAACACGCCCGCGCACAACGTCAAACACGCAATCGCCGTTTTGAGAAAATTTCTCATAATAACTCCATTTCTGCGCTGTTTAGCGCAAGTTAAGTTTTTTTGGACTGCTTACCTGAGAAAAGAGGTTGCTCTGCCCAATAATCAAATTCACCACAAATATGAGTTAATTGTTAGTCCTTCTCGGCACGTCGTAGAAAAGTACCTATTGCAAGGATTGTAACAGAAAGGCAGAACAACCGAAAGGAAGATTGCCTTGTTACAATCAATTACAATTAGAGAAATAAAAGAACTAACATTTGTTACGGAAACAAAAAAGATTCCGTAACTCATATTTGTGGTATTGGTAAAATAATATTATGTCTTTCAAAAACACAAGAGTGAAGGTTACGAGTTGGATTTATAACTCAATTAATATTATTTTAAAAATTTTCTCTGTAATTTTTACTTGCGGGGCGTTGTGAATATATTGTATTTTCGTAACGGTTTTGTACAAATATTTTTATCGTAGAGCCTAAGGAAATAACCATGAAAAGACCCAAGATATATCTTGAAACGTCGGTAATAAGTTATCTTGACCAGCAGGGCTCTTCAGAACAAACAGCCGATACGCTTAAATTTTGGGAAAAAGCGCAAGAAGGCGAATACGATATTTTCGTGTCTCCGGTAGTGATGGAAGAAATTAAAAGTTATAACGCCGAGAAATCTTTCATTATACAAAAACATATGGATAAAGTTTGTATAAATTTATTGCCTGAAAGCAAAGAAGTGGAAGAATTGGCAAAATTATACGCCGAAGGTAGAATTTTGACGGAAAGAAATTTTGATGACTGCAAACATATCGCTTACGCTTGTGTTTATAACTGTGATATGATTGTTTCTTGGAATTTCAGGTGTATTGTAAATTACAAAACTATTTGCGAAGTTAAAAGCGTTAATGCGGTTGCGGGATACAGGGAAATGGGGGTTTATACTCCTACTATGCTTATATAAAATTGGGGCAAGAACTTTCATTATACAAGAGAAGAATATGAAACCGATTTTGGCGATAACTATGGGCGACCCCGCCGGTATCGGAGCGGAGGTGATTCTTAAAGCGTTTTCTCATAAAGATTTTTTTGAAAATTACAAATGTTTGGTGATAGGTGAAAAACGTGTTTTGGAATTTTACAGAGAAACCCTTAAAATAAATTCACCGGAAATTAAAACAATTTCGCAGCCGAGCGAATATGAAAGCGGAAAAATCTGCGTTATTGATATTCCCGTCGCAGGAAACGACTTTGAAACCGGTAAAGTTTCGGCAAAATGCGGAGAAGCTTCATTTCAATATATAGAAAAATCGATAAATTCGGCAAAGAACGGTGAAATCGACGCGGTAATTACCTGCCCGATTAACAAGGAAGCGTTGCATTTATCAGGGCATAATTATCCGGGGCATACCGAAATTTTTGCAGAGAAGTACGACTCAGAAAATTTTACTATGCTTTTTAAGGTAGAAAACGTTTCGGTTGTTCATTGCACGACTCATTGTTCGTTGCGTCAAGCGATTGATTTGATTTCGACGCAAAAAGTAAAGCAAAACATTCTTCTTTTGAATGAGGCGCTTATGTCTTTCGGGATAAAAAATCCTAGGATCGCGGTCTCAGGGTTAAATCCGCACGCGGGTGAAAACGGGCTTTTCGGCAGAGAAGAAATTGAGCGTATAAATCCCGCGGTAGAATGGGCGAAACAAAACGGAATAAATGCAAACGGCGCATTTGCGCCGGACACGGTATTTGTTTCGGCGTTCAACGGAAATTACGACGGAGTCGTATCAATGCTTCACGATCACGGATTTGTTGCGTTGAAATCCCGTGATTTTGAATCCGGCGTAAATATCACCGTCGGACTGCCGGTAATTCGTACGTCGGTAGGACATGGAACCGCCTTTGATATAGCCGGAAAGGGTGTTTCAAACGAAAAAAGTTTACTTTTCGCAATCGACGATGCAAACAGGATGGCAAAATTTAAGGAAAAACTCTGATTTTGTAAAAATACTATTTTTGTTTGTATGAATGCGAAATACGGAAAGGATTTGCGGTGAACATACTGATTTTTAACTGGCGCGACATAAGGCATCCACGGGCGGGCGGCGCTGAAATTCATATGCACGGAATTTTTGAACCGATTGCAAAATCAGGCAACGAAGTAATTGTAATTTCGTCGAGCTTTATCGGCTGTGAACGTGAAGAAAACATAAACGAAATTAAAATTATTCGCGTCGGCAGTGAAACTACGTATCCGCTTGAGGTGTGGAAAAATTTCAAAAAATATGAAAAACGGTTTTTGCCTGATATAATTTACGAAGTGTTTAACAAATTGCCGCTTTTTACTCCGTTACTGACCAGCCGTCCAAAACTTATTCAAATGCATCACCTTTGGCTGACGTCAATTTTTCATGAAGCGCCGTTCCCGGTAGCAAGCGTCGTGTGGCTCGGAGAACAAATGCTGCGCTTTTTTTACCGAAAGGAGCAGTTTGCGATTGTCAGCGATTCCGCAAAAAAAGAATTAAAATATTACGGAATAAAAGACGAACGAATTAAAATAATTTATTGCGGCATAAACTACGATTTTTACGTTCCCGCAGCAGAAAGAAACGTTGAGAAAAACGGAAAATATTTATTTTATATCGGGCGATTGCAAAAATACAAAGGCGTTTTGGATATTTGTGAAGCGTTTGAAAAAATATCAGGGAAATTTCCAGATTTGAAATTGAAAATCGCGGGGAGCGGAACGTTTAGGGAAAGACTGCAAAAATGGATTGAAAAGCACAATTTAAGCGAAAGAATTTTACTTTTGGGATTTATTTGTGAAGACGAAAAACTGCGTTTGCTGCAACACGCTTATTTACTTGTTCAACCAAGTTTCAAAGAAGGATGGGGACTTACCGTTATCGAATCAAACGCCTGCGGAGTTCCTGTTGTCGCAAATAACGCGCCTGGATTGTGCGATAGCGTAAGTGACGCAAAAACTGGGCTTTTGTATAAGTTCGGCGACGTTGACGACGCGGCGAAGAAAATAAGCATGTTGCTTGAAGACTCTCAAAAATATGCGCAACTTTCTTTGAATTGCAGAGATTGGGCTAAAAAATTCAAGTGGCAGACCGCTTCCGACGAGACATTTGATTTGCTTAAAAAAGTTATCTCAAAAGATTTATGCCAAAGTTAATTCTGTTTAACAAACCATATTTTGTTCTTTCAAAATTTAGAGACGAACAGAAAAGAAAGACGCTTGCCGATTTTCTGAAAATTCCTCATGTATATCCTTGCGGGCGGCTTGATTACGATTCCGAAGGACTTATTTTGCTTACGGATTTGGGTTGGCTGCAAAATTTAATTTCGTCGCCGAAACATAAACTTCCCAAAACATATTTGGTTCAAGTAGAAGGTGAGATTTCTAACGAAGCGATAGAAAAATTGAGTAAAGGAGCGCTTTTACGAGACGGGAAAACGCTTCCGGCAAAAGCAAAGAAAATACCTGTTCCTTCTTTATGGGAAAGGACGCCGCCGATACGTTTCCGTAAAAATATTCCGGACAGTTGGATTGAAATTACAATTTGCGAAGGTAAAAACCGTCAGGTTCGCCGAATGACCGCTGCGGTCGGTTTTGCGACATTGCGGCTTGTAAGAAAAAGTATCGGAAGTTTAAGCATAGACGGAATTAAAAACGGAGAATACAAAGAAATTGTTTGCCCGACGAACATGAGAGAAGCAAGAACTCTGTTGACGATAGGGGAGAACTAAGGTATTGTAATTTATCCTTTTAATTTCGTTTTACAAAAAAAGAACCGCCTCGTTCAATACATAAATTACACAACATATTCAAATCGTGGATTTTTAACAATTCCCAATCAAAACTTAACAAAACCGCTTTCAATATTTTTTCCGTACATTGCTGACAATGAAAACAGGAAATATATAATTGTTTCGGACTTACTTCATAAAAAAGATGTTTCGCCACAAACAAATCATCCGAAGCAAATTTTACCCATTCTCAAACAAGTTTGTTATCTTGCATACAAAAGAATTCCGTCTTTTTTAACCTTTTTCTCTATTGACGCAAAGGCGCTTCTTTCTTCGAAAAAGCATTTTTTTCGCAACCACATCAATAGGATTGAACCAAATATTATTTCCCGCCAAAACAAAGCGGAGCGCAAATCTCTCTGCGTTCCGTCGTTTATTCAACTCGAAAATATTCAATAGACTTTCAAATTTTCATCGTCTATTTCTATCGCGTCGCCGACTTGGCGGATTATTCCTACACCATAAGCTTTCGCTTCTTTAATTACGCTTTTATCAAACGAAAAACCCGCCGCTACAAGATATAATTCGTAGTTCTTATAGATGGGAAAATATTTACGAAACTGAGACGCTTTATTTACAGCTA includes:
- a CDS encoding HEPN domain-containing protein, coding for MFVAKHLFYEVSPKQLYISCFHCQQCTEKILKAVLLSFDWELLKIHDLNMLCNLCIERGGSFFVKRN
- a CDS encoding glycosyltransferase family 4 protein codes for the protein MNILIFNWRDIRHPRAGGAEIHMHGIFEPIAKSGNEVIVISSSFIGCEREENINEIKIIRVGSETTYPLEVWKNFKKYEKRFLPDIIYEVFNKLPLFTPLLTSRPKLIQMHHLWLTSIFHEAPFPVASVVWLGEQMLRFFYRKEQFAIVSDSAKKELKYYGIKDERIKIIYCGINYDFYVPAAERNVEKNGKYLFYIGRLQKYKGVLDICEAFEKISGKFPDLKLKIAGSGTFRERLQKWIEKHNLSERILLLGFICEDEKLRLLQHAYLLVQPSFKEGWGLTVIESNACGVPVVANNAPGLCDSVSDAKTGLLYKFGDVDDAAKKISMLLEDSQKYAQLSLNCRDWAKKFKWQTASDETFDLLKKVISKDLCQS
- a CDS encoding pseudouridine synthase — encoded protein: MPKLILFNKPYFVLSKFRDEQKRKTLADFLKIPHVYPCGRLDYDSEGLILLTDLGWLQNLISSPKHKLPKTYLVQVEGEISNEAIEKLSKGALLRDGKTLPAKAKKIPVPSLWERTPPIRFRKNIPDSWIEITICEGKNRQVRRMTAAVGFATLRLVRKSIGSLSIDGIKNGEYKEIVCPTNMREARTLLTIGEN
- a CDS encoding PIN domain-containing protein; the protein is MKRPKIYLETSVISYLDQQGSSEQTADTLKFWEKAQEGEYDIFVSPVVMEEIKSYNAEKSFIIQKHMDKVCINLLPESKEVEELAKLYAEGRILTERNFDDCKHIAYACVYNCDMIVSWNFRCIVNYKTICEVKSVNAVAGYREMGVYTPTMLI
- the pdxA gene encoding 4-hydroxythreonine-4-phosphate dehydrogenase PdxA translates to MKPILAITMGDPAGIGAEVILKAFSHKDFFENYKCLVIGEKRVLEFYRETLKINSPEIKTISQPSEYESGKICVIDIPVAGNDFETGKVSAKCGEASFQYIEKSINSAKNGEIDAVITCPINKEALHLSGHNYPGHTEIFAEKYDSENFTMLFKVENVSVVHCTTHCSLRQAIDLISTQKVKQNILLLNEALMSFGIKNPRIAVSGLNPHAGENGLFGREEIERINPAVEWAKQNGINANGAFAPDTVFVSAFNGNYDGVVSMLHDHGFVALKSRDFESGVNITVGLPVIRTSVGHGTAFDIAGKGVSNEKSLLFAIDDANRMAKFKEKL